In Methanosphaera sp., a single window of DNA contains:
- a CDS encoding metalloregulator ArsR/SmtB family transcription factor, with the protein MSDEKNNIADDVCQIKEIHIDAIKKAKEGMDSEETYMKLEETFKIFGNTTRLKIMSLLVIEDLCVCDICEILNMSQSAVSHQLRTLRSKNLVKYQKEGKLVRYSLADKHVVEILNMGIEHVLE; encoded by the coding sequence ATGAGTGATGAGAAAAATAATATTGCAGACGATGTATGTCAAATAAAAGAAATCCACATAGATGCAATAAAAAAAGCCAAAGAAGGCATGGATTCAGAAGAAACATACATGAAACTAGAAGAAACATTTAAAATATTTGGGAATACAACAAGGCTTAAAATAATGTCACTTCTTGTAATAGAAGATCTATGCGTATGTGATATATGTGAAATACTAAACATGAGTCAATCAGCAGTATCACATCAGCTAAGAACACTAAGAAGTAAAAATCTAGTGAAATACCAAAAAGAAGGAAAACTTGTACGATACTCATTAGCAGACAAACACGTAGTAGAAATACTAAATATGGGTATAGAACACGTCCTTGAATAA